A genomic stretch from Petrimonas mucosa includes:
- a CDS encoding PHP domain-containing protein: MTNRREFLKRTAAASAVAFSPSYIMGKKPVKPVTKTASSIESYTVSMRSAMQIPVITPRTITIPDTAGFKVLKGDFHMHTLFSDGQVMPADRVNEAVQNGLDVIAITDHIEVRPFFSNVGRWRMTDEKGGNFNISYETAKPEAEKKKLLLIPGTEITKFQMPPGHFNALFTQDATLIAKADTWQKMLEVAADQGCFLIWNHPGWQAPQNGGIEKGAPLRFTDAHEDVRKRGWMHGIEIFNSTECYPIVSDWCNERDLAIFANSDIHASELNHYGIQNPARPITLVLAKERSVESVREALFAKRTIAWAANMIWGRDPWLPKLFKASVMMKTITPGTIELTNISSLPITVSIGGGAVQLNQNIAQMVYRAEGVKKLTVLNWMIGTNRQLEIPLK; this comes from the coding sequence ATGACAAATCGTCGCGAATTTCTAAAGAGAACGGCTGCCGCAAGTGCGGTGGCCTTCTCGCCCTCTTATATCATGGGGAAGAAGCCGGTCAAGCCGGTCACCAAAACCGCATCGTCCATTGAGAGTTATACGGTGAGCATGCGTTCGGCCATGCAGATACCGGTGATCACACCGCGGACAATCACCATACCCGATACCGCCGGATTCAAGGTGCTGAAAGGGGATTTTCACATGCATACCCTCTTTTCGGATGGGCAGGTGATGCCGGCCGACCGTGTCAATGAGGCGGTACAGAACGGGCTGGACGTTATTGCGATTACCGACCACATCGAAGTGCGTCCCTTCTTCAGCAACGTAGGCAGGTGGAGAATGACCGATGAAAAGGGAGGTAACTTTAACATCTCGTATGAAACAGCCAAACCGGAAGCGGAGAAAAAGAAGCTGCTGCTGATACCCGGAACGGAGATTACCAAGTTCCAGATGCCACCAGGGCACTTCAACGCGCTCTTCACACAGGATGCAACCCTTATCGCCAAAGCAGATACCTGGCAGAAGATGTTGGAGGTGGCAGCCGATCAGGGATGCTTTCTGATATGGAACCATCCCGGATGGCAGGCACCCCAAAACGGCGGGATAGAAAAAGGGGCCCCCCTGCGGTTTACCGATGCGCATGAGGATGTCCGCAAACGAGGCTGGATGCACGGGATCGAGATCTTCAACAGTACCGAGTGTTACCCCATTGTCTCCGACTGGTGCAATGAACGTGACCTGGCCATCTTTGCCAACAGCGATATCCATGCCAGTGAACTGAACCACTACGGCATCCAGAACCCTGCACGACCGATCACCCTGGTACTGGCCAAGGAGAGGAGCGTAGAGAGTGTAAGGGAGGCCCTGTTCGCAAAAAGGACAATTGCCTGGGCGGCCAATATGATTTGGGGGCGCGACCCCTGGTTACCGAAACTCTTCAAGGCCTCGGTAATGATGAAAACGATCACTCCCGGCACCATCGAGCTGACCAACATCAGTTCACTGCCTATTACGGTCTCAATCGGAGGAGGTGCTGTTCAGCTCAACCAGAACATCGCGCAAATGGTCTATCGTGCCGAAGGCGTAAAGAAACTGACTGTCCTGAACTGGATGATCGGGACAAACCGGCAGTTGGAGATTCCACTCAAATAG
- a CDS encoding family 78 glycoside hydrolase catalytic domain, translating into MEIVTRKLILLALLFASLACSTTRLVSLRVEYEERPLGIDVGKPRFSWQMVSSRDGESQSAYQIIVTDEKGDEVWNSGKVSSTLSLNIPYGGRPLQPRTGYNWEVKVWTRHEKAVTASSWFETGLMDTSIRAWNEAKWIGGGEKELVLYPDYLPLFNISYTLRIDQASLSTKAGFIFGANDPRLLNRNRNIYNLQLDRDESYVEVELDISGLEKGETALLNIYRVGYAPGDRKEVPLHRLPVSRSLIGPDNRYEPHTITLKTMYGSTECYIDGQEENNRLGSAIINPIGNGWDFITFPQLCEIGLSVGPNQQATFTQIEVANYRVPNRTLFATTPEYREQWAPFLENNRITFRDGMFEVKGGDSGCFVTANIRRKSMPMLRTTFQARKSPIAKARLYITSRGIYQAYINGIQIGDDHFNPGLTQYNKHQMYQTYDVTEHLRPGANAMGVILGEGWWSGAVTYMGYLWNLFGDRQSLLSMLVITYTDGTEESVVSDPRSWSFYDEGPVVYSSFFQGEVYDARKEPLIEGWSESRYDDSAWKKAVEITPEGEITHDEVIEQQQMPAVNDFSDLKLIGQMGPTVKKVAELTAIGMEEVRPGLFVYDMGQNMAGIPHIELKGLPAGKEIRLRFAEVRYPNLPEFQENVGMVMLENIRGAMAQEIYITRGGDHEVIHPRFTLHGYRYVEITGTEHPLPLEAVKGWVLSSIHEPTSNYRSSNPKINRLWENIVWSSRGNFISIPTDCPQRNERMGWSGDISVFSRTATYMGYLPQFLRRHMVAMRDTQRKDGRFADVAPIGGGFGGILWGSAGITVAWESYLQYNDRELLEEHYGAMDAYIDYLMRHIDPETGIMTEGTLGDWLGPEQEKNDNSLLWEAYFIYDLQLMERIATVLGKQQDAARFRELLTARKAFFNRTYIDRESGKTIHSGFREPHRKGETIGTQTSYLLPLAFDICNDTVRERMVDQLLARIEHPGKEEFPPYSLMTGFIGTAWLNRVLSDLGHSETAYRIFQQTSYPSWLYSVDQGATTIWERLNSYTREHGFSGNNSMNSFNHYSFGAIGSWMLNHSAGIERDENEPGFKHFILQPEPDPTGEMTWAKGSYDSPYGRIESEWRLTGDRCNYRFKVPANTTATLYLPAPERAAVRVGNKGLTSSPLLEVTGEKGGKVIMELQPGEHRFTVRYRAGTILNPSISK; encoded by the coding sequence ATGGAGATCGTCACAAGAAAATTGATACTTCTGGCACTCCTGTTTGCCTCACTGGCCTGTTCAACCACCCGACTAGTTTCCCTGAGGGTCGAGTATGAGGAGAGACCGTTGGGGATCGATGTGGGAAAACCCCGCTTCAGCTGGCAGATGGTCTCCTCAAGAGATGGGGAGTCGCAAAGCGCCTATCAGATCATTGTCACCGACGAGAAGGGAGATGAGGTGTGGAACAGCGGCAAGGTATCTTCTACCCTGTCGCTCAACATCCCCTACGGGGGTAGACCGCTGCAGCCCAGAACAGGCTACAACTGGGAGGTTAAGGTGTGGACCCGTCATGAGAAGGCAGTAACGGCATCTTCATGGTTCGAAACCGGACTCATGGATACCTCCATCAGGGCATGGAACGAGGCAAAATGGATCGGAGGAGGAGAAAAGGAGCTGGTTCTTTATCCCGACTATCTCCCCCTCTTCAACATCAGCTATACCCTCCGGATCGACCAGGCAAGCCTTTCGACAAAAGCCGGTTTCATATTCGGTGCAAACGACCCGCGGTTGCTGAACAGAAACAGGAATATCTATAACCTGCAGCTCGACAGGGATGAATCGTACGTGGAGGTGGAACTCGATATCTCGGGTCTGGAGAAGGGGGAGACAGCCCTCCTGAACATCTACCGGGTTGGTTATGCCCCGGGTGACCGGAAGGAGGTGCCGTTGCACCGGCTGCCTGTCTCCCGATCGCTGATCGGTCCCGATAACCGGTACGAGCCGCATACCATCACGCTCAAGACCATGTACGGTTCAACCGAATGCTATATCGACGGGCAAGAGGAGAACAACAGGTTGGGTAGTGCAATCATCAATCCCATCGGTAACGGCTGGGATTTCATCACTTTTCCCCAGCTTTGCGAGATCGGGCTATCGGTCGGGCCTAACCAGCAGGCAACATTCACGCAGATTGAGGTGGCAAACTACCGTGTTCCCAACCGTACCCTCTTTGCCACAACACCTGAGTACCGGGAACAGTGGGCTCCATTTTTGGAAAACAACCGGATAACCTTCCGCGACGGAATGTTTGAAGTTAAAGGAGGCGATTCGGGTTGCTTCGTCACTGCCAATATCCGGAGAAAGTCGATGCCCATGTTGCGGACTACCTTCCAGGCCCGCAAGTCGCCAATTGCCAAGGCGCGCCTCTACATCACCTCGCGCGGGATCTATCAGGCCTATATCAATGGAATACAGATCGGCGACGACCATTTCAATCCAGGGCTGACACAGTACAACAAGCATCAGATGTACCAGACCTACGACGTAACGGAACATCTCCGTCCCGGAGCCAACGCCATGGGGGTAATCCTGGGAGAGGGTTGGTGGAGCGGTGCCGTAACCTATATGGGCTACCTCTGGAATCTGTTCGGCGACAGGCAGTCGCTGCTCTCCATGCTGGTCATCACCTATACCGACGGCACGGAGGAGAGTGTGGTCTCGGATCCCCGCTCCTGGTCCTTTTATGATGAGGGACCGGTCGTCTACAGCAGCTTTTTCCAGGGAGAGGTGTATGACGCCCGTAAAGAGCCGTTGATTGAGGGATGGAGCGAAAGCCGATACGATGACTCTGCCTGGAAGAAGGCGGTCGAGATCACCCCGGAGGGAGAGATCACCCATGATGAGGTGATCGAACAGCAGCAGATGCCGGCAGTGAATGATTTCTCCGACTTGAAGCTGATCGGTCAGATGGGTCCAACCGTCAAGAAGGTAGCTGAACTTACCGCGATCGGGATGGAGGAGGTGAGACCCGGTCTCTTTGTATATGACATGGGACAGAATATGGCAGGGATACCCCATATCGAACTGAAGGGGCTTCCGGCCGGGAAAGAGATCCGTCTGCGCTTCGCGGAGGTGAGATATCCCAACCTGCCGGAGTTCCAGGAAAACGTGGGGATGGTCATGCTGGAGAACATCAGGGGAGCCATGGCACAGGAGATCTATATCACCCGGGGGGGAGACCACGAGGTAATTCATCCCCGCTTCACATTACACGGCTATCGCTATGTCGAGATCACCGGAACCGAACATCCGCTACCGCTTGAAGCCGTAAAGGGATGGGTACTCAGTTCGATCCATGAACCGACTTCTAACTACAGGAGTTCCAACCCAAAAATCAACCGGTTGTGGGAGAACATTGTGTGGTCGAGCAGGGGAAACTTCATCTCCATCCCCACCGATTGTCCTCAACGTAACGAACGCATGGGATGGAGCGGAGATATCTCGGTCTTCTCCCGTACAGCCACCTACATGGGTTACCTGCCACAATTTCTGCGCCGTCATATGGTGGCCATGCGCGACACACAACGGAAAGATGGGCGGTTTGCCGACGTAGCGCCGATAGGCGGCGGGTTCGGCGGAATCCTCTGGGGCAGCGCAGGCATTACCGTAGCCTGGGAGAGCTACCTGCAGTACAACGACCGGGAGTTGCTCGAAGAACATTATGGGGCAATGGATGCATATATCGACTATCTGATGCGACATATCGATCCGGAGACAGGCATCATGACCGAAGGGACCCTGGGAGACTGGTTAGGCCCGGAACAGGAGAAAAACGATAACTCCCTATTATGGGAAGCCTATTTTATTTATGACCTGCAACTGATGGAACGGATTGCTACCGTTCTGGGAAAACAGCAAGATGCAGCCCGGTTCCGGGAACTTCTCACAGCCAGGAAAGCCTTTTTCAACCGGACCTATATCGATCGGGAAAGTGGGAAAACGATACATTCCGGTTTCAGGGAGCCCCACCGGAAGGGGGAGACGATCGGGACACAGACCTCATATCTGCTTCCGCTCGCTTTTGACATCTGTAACGATACAGTAAGGGAGCGTATGGTAGACCAGCTGCTGGCCCGTATCGAGCATCCGGGGAAGGAGGAGTTTCCCCCCTACTCCCTGATGACCGGCTTTATCGGTACGGCGTGGCTCAATCGGGTCCTGTCGGACCTGGGACACTCCGAAACAGCCTACCGGATTTTTCAGCAGACCAGTTATCCTTCATGGCTCTATTCAGTTGACCAGGGAGCAACAACCATTTGGGAACGGCTCAACTCCTATACCCGGGAACACGGTTTTAGCGGAAACAACTCCATGAACTCATTCAACCACTACTCTTTCGGAGCAATCGGATCATGGATGCTCAATCACTCGGCAGGTATTGAACGGGACGAGAACGAACCGGGCTTCAAACATTTCATTCTTCAGCCCGAGCCCGACCCCACTGGCGAAATGACCTGGGCAAAGGGGAGTTACGACTCGCCCTATGGAAGAATCGAGAGCGAATGGCGCCTTACCGGTGACAGATGCAACTATCGCTTTAAGGTACCGGCAAATACAACCGCCACGTTATACCTCCCTGCCCCGGAACGCGCCGCGGTTCGGGTCGGGAACAAGGGCCTGACCTCCTCCCCTCTTCTTGAAGTAACAGGGGAAAAGGGGGGAAAGGTGATTATGGAACTTCAGCCTGGAGAGCACAGGTTCACTGTCCGTTATCGGGCCGGGACTATTCTCAACCCCTCAATTTCCAAATAA
- a CDS encoding alpha/beta hydrolase, with the protein MTSISKHIFLLSLLFIFSLQGFSSFVAVEGKGRGSRPDRPVKQATLPLFPPVKEQMEEVHRNDSLFGLLVSKVTNPTLSLFIPQEGVKLKSAVIICPGGGYHTLLMEREGSQVAERFAREGVAAFLLKYRLPGEETGVTDPLAPLKDAQRAIRMVRENADAWGIDPSKVGIMGFSAGGHLAATLGVHYNTGMERPDFLILVNPVISFDSETGHSGLRSILLGENESEELVQFFSNQLHVSSKTPRSILFHTDDDQVVSVMNSFLFYRQLHHHGIPAELHIYSRGDHGFIQFPEFEEWFPRLIRWMSMEKLINR; encoded by the coding sequence ATGACCAGTATATCAAAACATATATTCCTCCTCTCCCTCCTGTTCATCTTTTCTCTCCAGGGCTTCTCCAGTTTTGTCGCCGTTGAGGGCAAAGGCCGGGGAAGCAGACCCGACAGGCCGGTGAAACAGGCCACATTACCGCTCTTTCCTCCAGTAAAGGAGCAGATGGAGGAGGTTCATCGCAACGACTCCCTCTTCGGACTGCTGGTGAGCAAGGTGACCAATCCCACCCTCTCCCTCTTTATCCCCCAGGAGGGGGTCAAGCTGAAAAGTGCCGTGATCATCTGCCCCGGTGGTGGTTATCACACCCTGCTCATGGAAAGGGAAGGGAGCCAGGTGGCAGAGAGGTTTGCCCGGGAGGGCGTTGCCGCCTTTCTTCTCAAGTACCGGCTTCCGGGTGAAGAGACCGGAGTAACCGACCCCTTGGCACCCTTGAAAGATGCACAGCGTGCCATCCGGATGGTTCGGGAAAATGCCGACGCCTGGGGAATCGACCCGTCGAAGGTGGGGATCATGGGATTTTCTGCCGGCGGTCATCTGGCAGCCACGCTGGGAGTACATTACAACACTGGGATGGAGAGACCCGACTTTCTTATCCTAGTCAATCCCGTCATCAGCTTTGACAGTGAGACCGGCCATTCCGGATTGCGCAGCATCCTGCTGGGAGAAAACGAGTCGGAAGAACTGGTGCAGTTCTTCTCCAATCAACTCCACGTCAGCAGTAAAACACCAAGAAGCATCCTTTTTCATACAGACGATGATCAGGTAGTTTCGGTCATGAACAGTTTTCTCTTTTACCGGCAACTGCACCACCATGGTATCCCTGCCGAGTTGCACATCTACTCCAGAGGTGATCATGGATTTATCCAGTTCCCGGAATTTGAAGAGTGGTTTCCACGTCTTATCCGATGGATGTCGATGGAGAAATTAATAAATAGATAA